From the Chitinophaga lutea genome, the window TTCGGCGACGGTAATACCTCCACCGCCATTAATCCCAGCCATACCTACAATGTCAGCGGCGTCTTTTCTATTTCCACGATCGTCACCAACAGCTTCGGCTGCTCGCAGGGGCTCACCAAAAGCCGGCTGATCACGGTCGGGCAAACGCCTGCCGTCGATTTTACGGCCGATGTCAGCGGCAGCTGTGTAACGCCCCTTCCCGTCAATTTCCGCAGCAGCGGGCCGGCGGGACTGACCTACAGCTGGGATTTCGGCGACCCGGCATCGGGTGCGGCCAACACGTCCACCGACCAGCATCCGGCTCATGAATACCTGCAGGAAGGGCGCTATACCGTTACGCTCACGGCCAGAACAGCGGAAGGCTGCGAAGCGGTGATCACCAAACAGTCGTTCATCGTCATCGAAAAAACACGGGCCGACTTCAGCGTGCAGGGAGCCGCATGCGCCGGTACCAGCATTGTGCTGGCAAACAATACCACGCCCCGGCCCACGCTTTCCACCTGGACGTTGCCCGACGGCAGCACCCAGCAAAGTGAAAACGCCCTGTTTACTTTCAGTACGCCCGGGGATTACCAGGTGACCCTGAACAGCGGCACGCCCGGCTGTATGGAAACCGTCACCAAAACCATCACAGTGCATGAAGCGCCCCGGGCCAGCTTTACCGTATCGCCCGAGATCGGTTGCGCGGTGCCGTTCACCACGCAATTCACCTCTACGTCCACCGGCGCCGCCGCCTGGCAATGGAATTTCGGCGACGGCAATACGTCCGCCGCGGAATCGCCTTCGCACATTTACGGAACATTCGGCAACTACCCCGTGTCTTTACAGATCACCAGCCAGTATGGCTGTACGGCCAATGTAACCGTGCCGGATGCGGTGCGGATACAGGTGCCGCAAATGACCATCAGCGCTTCGGAGCGGCAGGGATGCCTGCCGTTTACCACTACATTCAGGTCCATGCTGGAGTCCGCCGGCGCCATCACGGCCTGGCACTGGGATTTCGGAGACGGCACCACCTCAACCGAAGCGCAGCCGTCGCATACCTACACAACGCAGGGCGTGTTCACCGCGCGCCTCACCGCCACTGTCACCGGCGGATGTACGCTCGTTCGCGAAATCAGCATGCGTGCCGGGGAAATACCGGTAGTGGAATTCGACGCCAATCCGAAAGCGCCCTGCGCAATCGAGCCGGTGCGGTTTACCAATCTCAGCCAGCCCCGCGGTACGGAGTGGCGCTGGATCTTCCACAATGACAACAGCGGCTCCACCGAGGAAAATCCCACCCATTACTTCCAGACGGAAGGCCTTCATACCATCACACTGGAAGTGAACAACTACGGTTGCCAGCGCACGCTCACCAAAAATAATTTCATCACCATCCTGCCGCCCGTAGCCGATTTTGAATTCACGCAGGTGTGCAGCGACCGTTATTCGGTAACGTTCGATGATGCGTCGGACTTTGGCTCCGTTGCGGGCATGCCGCAATCCTGGAAATGGGAATTCGGCGACGGTACCACTTCCACAGACCAAAATCCCGTGCATGTATTTCCGGCGCCGGGTGAATATCGTGTACGCCTGCTCGTTAGCAACGGCAATTGTGAGGACGATGTGTTCCGCGTGGTGCGCATCATCGATGAAAAACCCGTCATACAGGCAGACAAAGCGGCCGTGTGCGCCGGCAGCCCCGTGGTATTCAGCCGCAATGCGCTGACCGACGCCAATATCCAGGTGTGGCACTGGAGCTGGGGCGACGGAACCACCACCATCAGCTCGGATAACAACATCTCAAAAACCTATCCCAGTGCAGGCACTTACCAGGTCGTGCTGCGGGTGAGGGACCTGAATAACTGCGATACTTATTCCAACACGATATCCGTGCAGGTGAACGAGCCAAGGGCCGACTTCACCTTCGCAGGACGCAATTGCGAAAACGACGAAATCACGTTTACCGATGCCTCCACGGCTACCCATAGCAACAGCATCGTGTCGTGGACCTGGAATTTCAACGACGGCTCCCCCGAGGAAACCCTCACGGCACAACCGCTGGCGCATAAACACGCTTTTGCGAACACGGGTACATACGACGTGCGGCTGCGGGTGACCGATAACGCAGGCTGCCAGCACAGCGTCACCAAAGCAGTGCCGGTAACCGGCGTTACGGCCGACTTCCGCACGGCGAGCAACATCGCCTGCCTCAACCAGGAGAAGCTGTTCAGCAATTTGTCGACCGGCTCCAACCTGCAATACGAATGGAATTTCGGTGATAATACCACCAGCACCGCTGCGCATCCGCTCAAGACCTATACACAGCCGGGCTTATATACCGTTACGCTGAAAGTGACCGGCGGACCGGGTTGTACCGAAACGGTCGTGAAAAAGGATTTCATCAAAGTGCCCGATCCCAAAGCGAAGTTCAGCGTGCCCGGCACCCTCGCCGAATGCCCGCCGGTGCTCGTACAAACCACCAACGAAAGCTCGGACTTCCTCCGTTCTATGTGGGACTTCGGCGACGGCAGCCGCTCCAACCTGCCATCGCCCTCGCACGTGTACAACCTTCCCGGCACCTACACCGTGCAGCTGACCGTATATTCGGAAGGGAACTGCGAAAGCACCACCACCAAACAGATCAAGATAGACGGGCCCATCGGCACCCGCAGCTGGACGCCCAATACAGGCTGCGTACCTTTACAGGCTACCTTCTCGGCCAGTTCGCCGAATGCCGTGAAATATATCTGGGATTTCGACAACGGTACCGTGCTCACCACCACCACCAATACCATCCAGTATAATTATGAACAGCAGGGCGTTTACAGCCCGCGCGTCATCCTCGAAGATGCGAAAGGCTGCCAGGTGCCCGCACAGGGGCCGCGGCAGGATATTATCGCAGACCAGGTGAAGGCCGCATTCGTGGTCGACGACAGCCGCGCCTGCGATGCCGGGGACGTATTTTTCACCGACCGGAGCACCGGCCTGTCGAAAGACCGGCTCGGGCAGGCGCACCAGTTCGCGTGGAACTTCGGTTACGACAACCGCACGGACGATGTGAGCACCCTGCAGCACCCGAGCTTCCTGTATAGCGGCCCCGGTACGTATACCGCACAGGTGGAGGTAACGAGCGTGTATGGCTGTAAAGACATCGCCACCGGTGCGGTAAAAGTAGAGACCCTGCCGCAGGCGCATATCAATCCCATCAGCCCGGTTTGTGCCGGCGATTCCATCCGCCTGTCCGGCCGTGATTTGAAAAACCTGCCCGGCACGCAATGGTCGTGGATAGTGGACGGGCAGCTGTATACCGCCACCAGCGGAGCGCCGAGGCTCGCCTTTAACGATGCGGGACTCCATACGGTGCAGCTGGTCATCCGCAACGAAAACAATAAATGTCCCAATACCGCCACGCTCAGCATTCCCGTGAATCCCGTGCCTTCGCTTGACGTAACGCCGAAGCTGGCCAATATCTGCCTGGGGCAATCACAGCAGCTACAGTCCAACGCGGGCAACGCGCAACTTGTGTGGACGAACTACAACATTTCCAGCAGCACGGCCACCAATCCCATCGTGAGCCCCGCCCGCGATACCGTGTACCGGGCGCACGCCACCAACAGCTTCGGCTGTACCCGCCGCGATTCCATGCGCATCTTGGTTTCGCAGCCGTTTGACGTACGCGCTTCCAACGCCGTGATGTGCAGCGGCAAACAAACGCAGCTGCATGCCACCGGCGCGTTGAGTTACAAGTGGCTGCCGGCAACCGGGTTGAACCGCGCCGATGTGGCCAGCCCGCTGGCCAACCCTGCCGCCACCACCCAGTACCGGGTGATCGGCTACGGCAGGGACAACTGTTTTACCGATACCGCCGATGTGCTGCTCACCGTGCACCCCAGCCCGGAAATCCGCGTCAGCGGCGGGCTGCAGATTGCCGCGGGCACTTCGCAAACGCTCAACGTACAGGGCAGCAGCGATATCACGCAATGGAACTGGTATCCCAACAAATGGATATCCTGCGCCGATTGCCCGGCACCGGTGATCACCCCCAAAGGCGATGTAACGTACAACATCACTGCCACCAACCGGTTCGGTTGCCAGACCATCGCGCTGCTGCTGGTGAAGCTCCTTTGCGACGGCAGCACCGCCTTCATTCCCAACAGCTTCAGCCCGAACGGTGACGGTCAGAATGATGTGTTTTATGTGCGGGGAGGCGGCATCCGTGCGGTGCGGTCGTTCAAAATATTCAACCGCTGGGGACAACTGGTGTTCGAAAGAAACAATTGCAATACCGACGATCCGTCGTGCGGATGGGACGGCCGCTTCAACGGCAAAACCGTCAACCCGGACGTATATATCTATTTCGCCGAACTGACCTGCGACACCGGGGAACCGCTGCTGCTGAAAGGAAATGTGACGGTGCTGCGTTAATATCAGATTAATATTATAAATTTGTATAATTCATAATTATCCCATATCCTGTGATGACACCTACGAAAAACCAAATTTACCGGCTATGGCTGATAGGGTGCCTTTCAATAACGCCGGGGGTCATAAAGGCCCAGCAAGCGGCATTTACGTACACAGCGACGCCCGTATCGTTTTGTGCGCCGGCTACCTTTACGTTCCAGCATACCAGCGGGGGCAATCCCCTGGCGGTGGTGTGGGACTTCGGGAACGGCCGCACTTCCCGGGAGCAGCGGCCGGTGATCACATTTACGGAACCAGGGCCGGTATCGGTCACCCTCACCGCCTTTTACAACAGCGGGAACAGCAGCACCACACAGAGTTTTACGATATATGGCGGGCCAGCGGTGGATTTTTCGGCCGACAAACAGGTGGCCTGCGGCCCGTACACAGCTGTATTTACCGACCTGACCCCCGGCGCGCAGCAGCGCACCTGGGATTTCGGCGACGGCACGGCCCCGGTTACCACCAACCAGGCAAACATCTCCCATCAGTTTACACGGACAGATACGTTTGATGTGAAATTAACTGTCACCAACACCAATGGTTGTACGAAAACGGTGGTAAAAAAAGAATTCATTACCATCGCCGCGCCGGTTGTCACCGTTGCCAATACGGGGCTGGAAGGCTGCGCGCCGTTCCAGGCCAGCCTCAACGCACAGGCAGCTACCATCAACAACGACCCTGTGGCAACCTGGGCCTGGGTGTTCGGCGACGGGCAGAACCAGAGCACAGCGGCGCCGGGCATACAACATACCTATACGGCGGCCGGCACGTATAATGTCAGCCTTACCGTCACAACGCAGCAGGGCTGCACGGCGGTAAAAAACTTTCCCCAGCTGGTGCGCACGGGCAATGCGCCGCAAAATGTGAGTTTTACCGCTACCCGGCCGAACAGCTGCGCCGGCACCAGCACCCGCCTGCTGGCCACCGCCACGAACGCAACCCGCTATCGCTGGGATTTTGGCGACGGTACGCGCTATGAAGGGCCGGAGAATGATGTGAACCATGTATTTCGTGCGGCCGGCAGCGTTACCGTTCTGATGAGCGCCGGCTCTAACGGATGTTATACGCCCGCGGCGCCGGTTACACTGGGTACCGCCGGACCGGTGGCGGATTTCGGGTTTTCCCGGCACTGCGACAACAAAAACGCCTACACATTTACCAATACTTCCACCGGCGCTCCCGGCGATACCTACGAATGGTATTTCGACGATAATACGCCGGTGGATAACAGCATGCACCCGGTGCATGTTTTTTCGCAGCCAGGCACCTACAACGTACGCCTGGTGGCCCGCAATGCGGCACAAACCTGCATGAGCACCACTTTCAGGACCGTGCAGGTATTCAGTGCCGATTTCCATACCGGCGTAGGCACCATCTGCCGCAACAGCGAAGTGGCCTACGGGGTGGTGCACGTGCCGCACACGCTCGT encodes:
- a CDS encoding PKD domain-containing protein; translation: MINLQRVSKGLISILMFCAVFFTVPAVSYAQTAGFTASRESGCAPLTVSFTNTSDNGALSYSWDFGNGGSGTTTRDADRLFLDPGTYTVTLTVTYPSGPKTFSKNIVVYANPAPAFSVSAVTGCTPLQVQFTDQSTPGSGIIRDVVWDFGDGNTSTAINPSHTYNVSGVFSISTIVTNSFGCSQGLTKSRLITVGQTPAVDFTADVSGSCVTPLPVNFRSSGPAGLTYSWDFGDPASGAANTSTDQHPAHEYLQEGRYTVTLTARTAEGCEAVITKQSFIVIEKTRADFSVQGAACAGTSIVLANNTTPRPTLSTWTLPDGSTQQSENALFTFSTPGDYQVTLNSGTPGCMETVTKTITVHEAPRASFTVSPEIGCAVPFTTQFTSTSTGAAAWQWNFGDGNTSAAESPSHIYGTFGNYPVSLQITSQYGCTANVTVPDAVRIQVPQMTISASERQGCLPFTTTFRSMLESAGAITAWHWDFGDGTTSTEAQPSHTYTTQGVFTARLTATVTGGCTLVREISMRAGEIPVVEFDANPKAPCAIEPVRFTNLSQPRGTEWRWIFHNDNSGSTEENPTHYFQTEGLHTITLEVNNYGCQRTLTKNNFITILPPVADFEFTQVCSDRYSVTFDDASDFGSVAGMPQSWKWEFGDGTTSTDQNPVHVFPAPGEYRVRLLVSNGNCEDDVFRVVRIIDEKPVIQADKAAVCAGSPVVFSRNALTDANIQVWHWSWGDGTTTISSDNNISKTYPSAGTYQVVLRVRDLNNCDTYSNTISVQVNEPRADFTFAGRNCENDEITFTDASTATHSNSIVSWTWNFNDGSPEETLTAQPLAHKHAFANTGTYDVRLRVTDNAGCQHSVTKAVPVTGVTADFRTASNIACLNQEKLFSNLSTGSNLQYEWNFGDNTTSTAAHPLKTYTQPGLYTVTLKVTGGPGCTETVVKKDFIKVPDPKAKFSVPGTLAECPPVLVQTTNESSDFLRSMWDFGDGSRSNLPSPSHVYNLPGTYTVQLTVYSEGNCESTTTKQIKIDGPIGTRSWTPNTGCVPLQATFSASSPNAVKYIWDFDNGTVLTTTTNTIQYNYEQQGVYSPRVILEDAKGCQVPAQGPRQDIIADQVKAAFVVDDSRACDAGDVFFTDRSTGLSKDRLGQAHQFAWNFGYDNRTDDVSTLQHPSFLYSGPGTYTAQVEVTSVYGCKDIATGAVKVETLPQAHINPISPVCAGDSIRLSGRDLKNLPGTQWSWIVDGQLYTATSGAPRLAFNDAGLHTVQLVIRNENNKCPNTATLSIPVNPVPSLDVTPKLANICLGQSQQLQSNAGNAQLVWTNYNISSSTATNPIVSPARDTVYRAHATNSFGCTRRDSMRILVSQPFDVRASNAVMCSGKQTQLHATGALSYKWLPATGLNRADVASPLANPAATTQYRVIGYGRDNCFTDTADVLLTVHPSPEIRVSGGLQIAAGTSQTLNVQGSSDITQWNWYPNKWISCADCPAPVITPKGDVTYNITATNRFGCQTIALLLVKLLCDGSTAFIPNSFSPNGDGQNDVFYVRGGGIRAVRSFKIFNRWGQLVFERNNCNTDDPSCGWDGRFNGKTVNPDVYIYFAELTCDTGEPLLLKGNVTVLR